The nucleotide sequence ACCGATTACGAGACCATGTTAAAACAGCAGCTCGCAGATATGAATCCTAAAGAAGTTGCCCGTGATCAGAAGAATCAGTCCGATTTGATTCCATTAGCCGTTGATATTATTAAGACCCCAACGACATTTTACGCCATGGCCAAGCAAGGAGTAAAAATTGCCCTATAACTTTTACTCCTTGGTTGGCGAGCGTGACAAAGTGATTCAAAACATTGCTGAAAACGTCCGTCAGGGAAAATTTAATCAAAAAGTCGAACTACATGATCCAGTACTGACACTTACCGAGCAGCATGAGGTGTTGGACCACTTCTTGAAGCTTCACCAAACTAAACGTTATCATTGGCGGGCAGCCGAAGTCCGGTCGGTCATGAATATGGCTGCGAGGATGATGAATCCCAATTTAAAAGTTGAGGGGACTGACAATTTAAAGGCATTGGAATGGCCGGCAATCATTACCTGTAACCACTTTTTTAGCCCGATTGACAACCTGCTGGTTCGATCAGCCCTGAATCAACCTGATTTGTCGGTTGTCGTTCAGCTCACCAACCTTAAAATGCCCGGGAAGCTGGGATTTTTTATGACATACGCTGATACGATACCTGTCAGCGACAGCGTCAATTACATGGGCAAGGGGTTTATTGCCCTTTTGCAAAGTAGCTTGGCACGCAAACAGTCAATTCTAATTTATCCGGAACGGGAAATGTGGTTCAACTATCGCAAACCGCGGCCGCTTGAACGGGGAGCGTACTACTACGCCGTTAGATTGAATGTGCCAATCGTGTCCTGCTTTGTTTCGATGGTTGACGCCCCGACCAAATCGGATCCGCATGGCATCAATTATACGGTCCATGTGTTACCGCCAATTTATCCGGATGCGGTCGAAAAGTCGGCCACATCACAGCGGGAAGCTACCGAAAAGATGCGCCAAATTGATTACCAACAAAAAGTTGCTGCCTATGAAAAGGCCTATGATCGTCAATTCACTAAGGATTTTAGTCCAGACGACATTGCTGGTCATTATCAATAACTAAATGGACAACAAAAAGGCATGACCGTGAACAAAATGATCTTTCATTCACAGTCATACCTTTTTTAGGGTCGAATAACGAATTAGTTAGGTAGATTGCAAATTTAATCCGAATTTTTGGACAAATTTGTCAGCATAACCTGATACGGTGTTTGCCAGTCGAGTATTTTAAGCGGTCGCTGGTTAATTTGGAGTAACGTCGTCGTTAAATCTTGAGCACTAATGTGCTCAAAACGAGTCCCTTTAGGATAAAAATAACGTAAATTCCGATTAAAGCGTTCATTACTACCACGTTCAGCTGGAGTATAAGCATGGCAGTAATAGGTCTTAATACCATATTGTGATTCAAGTGATACTAGCCCACTAAACTCAGTGCCACGGTCCACAGTAAAGCTGTGCACCGGATCATTAAAAGTGGTTAGGAACTTAGTTAGTGCTTCATTAACAGTCGCTGTCGTCCGATCTTTTAACCGGTATGCCCAAAGGAACCGTGATTTTCGATCGATTAAAGTTAATAAAACTGCCTTACTATGCCCACGAGGACCAACGACTGTATCTAGTTCAAAATCGCCGATGCGATTACGTTGATTAATCATCATGGGACGCTGTTCAATAAATAACCCCTCAAAAACATTGAAAGAATAGCCCCTAATATCTATAATGTAGATATTGGGGGCTATTTTAATTTATTTTTTTATAAGTGCCCCTAAACTATAGCTATTGATTCAAGATTTCATGGGAGCCAGTTGCAACCAATAACAAAATCAATTCATCATGATCTAGCTGATAAATAACAATCCAGTTGTCATAATTTTTACCATAGTTGCCATATCTGGCAGGGTGAAATTCACGATAGCCACGCCAATTTCCTTTTAATGCATGATCTTTAATCTGTTTCAAAACAAGTACATCTTGTTCAACAATTGCTTCTAAACAAGGCTTCAAGACAGTTATTGGGAAATGTTTTTTGACTAGTTTTTTTAATTCACGTTCAAAAGATTTGGTCTGTTTAATTTGCATCTAACTTATCGATCCAATCTTCAAAGTCAGTCAATGAACCCATGTTTTTGACCTGCCCTGTTTCTGCTTCTTTTTTAGCGGCTAAGGCTTCCGGAGAATCTAAAAAGCTGACTAATCGAACTTCATTATTGGCCGCTTTAACTAACGATAAGCGTATATACTCAGAAACGGTTAGCCCTTGTTTTGCTAGATTAGCTTTAGCCCGTTCACTAATGTCAGGTGTTACACGAGTTGAAATTGTCTTGTTTTTAATAATAGTATTACTCATTCTAATCCGCCTCCTTTAAGTTTACCATCGTACTACATTATAATATTCGATTTTTAGGTTTTCTGCAACTAAATTAATTTTAAAGTAAAGGAACTAACAGCTTATGCAACAAATTGTCCTACCCATCAAAGATTCAAACGTTCTTAAAGAGGTTCAAGATACGTTACTCAATAACTTTAAAGCTGGCCGACGTAACTATACGATTTTTCAAGTTGGTAAAGCGACGCTACTGCGAGTGAGTGACGTTATGGGCTTAAAACAGGCCGATATTTTTAATCCGGACGGTTATATTAAACAAGATGCGTTCATTCACGACCGAAAAACAGGCAAGCCTAATACCTTGTACCTTAAACCAGTTCAAACAGAGCTTTTATTGTATCGTCAATGGCTGCTTGATCATAAACTAGAATCTGAATGGCTCTTTCCGTCCATTCAACACCCAGAACGGCATATTACGGAAAAACAGTTCTATAAAATCATGAGCAAAGTCGGCGATCTTTTAAGCATTAATTACCTTGGTACCCACACTATGCGCAAAACTGGGGCTTATCGCGTTTATACGCAATCCAATTACAATATTGGCTTAGTCATGCACTTATTAAATCATTCAAGTGAAGCCATGACTTTAGCTTATTTAGGCTTAGACCAAGCCAGTACCGAAACTATGTTAGATCAAATTGATTTTGGTTAGTTTTATTTGGATTTTTAGTTGTTGCCGAAGGCAACTTCTGAGACAGATTTTAAGCACAAAACCTCCACTAATTTTTAGTGGAGTATAAGTGCGCATTAAACTCATTTCATTCCGTTTAACGACGCTAAAAAATAGCTAACTTGATCATTAAACTAAAAGGTTTTTTTTAGTTCAATGTGCATTTACACGTCAACTAACTTTGACGTGTTTCGATATCCCAAAAATTGTATTAGATTTCGCTGCGCTCAAACAAATCTTTTTAATTGCTTTACACCGTTTTTCTTTCTAAACTTAATCACAATCTTTGAATAACTAACTATAAAAAGATGCCTTTAATTTAAACCTGAAATAATTAGCTAATGTTAGGAGTAACTCAGATGGACGAAAAGAAAGTATTAAAGCCCATTGATGAAATGCTTGCTGATCCATGGCAAGTTGATATTCAAGAATTGTTTGAAGCTTCTGTCAATGAACCTGACGAGATTAAAAAGAATTTGTATGATTCCTTATACACTTATATTTTGCAAAAAAGGCAAGAAGATATTATTAGTCGTCCAGGTTTCGTCATTTAGCCCTCTAAGAGCCTGTTGAGGGCTTTTTATTTTTCCTTTGGTATAAATATATAAACAGTCTTAAAACCGCTAGAAACGAGAAATAAGGCCCTTAAAAACGAACATAGCCGCTAAATTCTTGTTAAGATTCAGAAAAACTAACTGTTTGCTGTCAATGGTAGCGGACGAGCGCAGCGTGGGAGCATAAGGAATTGACAGCTCTAAACCAGTCTTAACACTGAATTGGCGAAAGCCAAAGTTTCTATAAAACTTTGCTTTCC is from Pediococcus inopinatus and encodes:
- a CDS encoding lysophospholipid acyltransferase family protein; the protein is MPYNFYSLVGERDKVIQNIAENVRQGKFNQKVELHDPVLTLTEQHEVLDHFLKLHQTKRYHWRAAEVRSVMNMAARMMNPNLKVEGTDNLKALEWPAIITCNHFFSPIDNLLVRSALNQPDLSVVVQLTNLKMPGKLGFFMTYADTIPVSDSVNYMGKGFIALLQSSLARKQSILIYPEREMWFNYRKPRPLERGAYYYAVRLNVPIVSCFVSMVDAPTKSDPHGINYTVHVLPPIYPDAVEKSATSQREATEKMRQIDYQQKVAAYEKAYDRQFTKDFSPDDIAGHYQ
- a CDS encoding type II toxin-antitoxin system YafQ family toxin — its product is MQIKQTKSFERELKKLVKKHFPITVLKPCLEAIVEQDVLVLKQIKDHALKGNWRGYREFHPARYGNYGKNYDNWIVIYQLDHDELILLLVATGSHEILNQ
- a CDS encoding plasmid mobilization protein; protein product: MSNTIIKNKTISTRVTPDISERAKANLAKQGLTVSEYIRLSLVKAANNEVRLVSFLDSPEALAAKKEAETGQVKNMGSLTDFEDWIDKLDAN
- a CDS encoding site-specific integrase, with amino-acid sequence MQQIVLPIKDSNVLKEVQDTLLNNFKAGRRNYTIFQVGKATLLRVSDVMGLKQADIFNPDGYIKQDAFIHDRKTGKPNTLYLKPVQTELLLYRQWLLDHKLESEWLFPSIQHPERHITEKQFYKIMSKVGDLLSINYLGTHTMRKTGAYRVYTQSNYNIGLVMHLLNHSSEAMTLAYLGLDQASTETMLDQIDFG